One genomic region from Saprospiraceae bacterium encodes:
- a CDS encoding peptidylprolyl isomerase, giving the protein MAALKSFLLSGIILLFAWTNAVSQRQIIDKVICEVGNEVILLSDLAEQIKLIESRQGPVRPEEKCFMLENMMVSKLLVHQAFVDSVVVTDEEVNSQLEARIERILESMGNDVTQFEAYYGKSINEVREEFRTDLENQLIAEKMRTKLMEDILITPTEVKEFYNKIPSDSLPYLSSEVEVSEIVVKPVANDSSKARSRAKMEKILVRLQAGEQFTDLASTFSDDPGSARNGGDLGWAKRGTFVPEFEAAAYNLEPSQISPILETEFGFHIIQLLELRGNTIHARHILIKPEIEQQDLDLAKNKLIRVKNMIEKDSITLSQAVKQFGDKKEQSYNNDGRITNPKTGDTFFEIKDLEPEVYFTLDTVKVKGISNPVELITPTGEKYYKILYLNTRTDPHQANLKQDYSKFQALAKEGKKNEVLTTWLESHIQDTYVRVDPLFLSCPNVSQWIKKDK; this is encoded by the coding sequence ATGGCCGCACTCAAGTCTTTCCTTCTATCGGGCATCATCCTTTTATTTGCCTGGACAAATGCTGTCAGCCAAAGACAAATCATAGATAAAGTGATCTGTGAAGTGGGTAATGAAGTAATCTTACTCTCGGACCTGGCTGAACAGATCAAACTTATAGAATCTCGCCAGGGACCTGTGAGACCCGAAGAAAAGTGTTTTATGCTTGAGAATATGATGGTTTCAAAATTATTGGTTCACCAGGCCTTTGTGGATAGTGTAGTTGTCACAGATGAAGAAGTAAACAGTCAATTAGAAGCCAGGATAGAACGCATTCTTGAATCTATGGGCAATGATGTCACCCAGTTTGAAGCCTACTACGGTAAATCTATCAACGAAGTAAGAGAAGAATTTCGTACTGACCTGGAAAATCAACTCATCGCTGAAAAAATGCGTACTAAACTAATGGAAGATATCCTCATAACGCCTACAGAAGTCAAAGAATTTTACAATAAAATCCCAAGTGATAGTTTGCCTTACCTGAGCAGTGAGGTAGAAGTATCTGAGATCGTGGTAAAACCTGTGGCAAATGATTCATCCAAAGCCCGATCCAGGGCTAAAATGGAAAAGATACTAGTAAGACTGCAAGCAGGTGAGCAATTCACTGATTTGGCTTCTACGTTCTCTGATGACCCGGGTTCTGCTAGAAATGGCGGAGATCTTGGTTGGGCCAAACGAGGCACCTTCGTACCAGAATTTGAGGCTGCAGCATACAATCTCGAGCCATCACAGATTTCTCCAATCCTTGAGACTGAATTTGGCTTTCATATCATTCAGCTACTCGAATTGCGAGGAAATACCATTCATGCAAGGCATATACTGATCAAACCTGAGATCGAACAACAAGACCTTGACTTGGCCAAAAACAAATTGATCAGAGTCAAAAACATGATTGAGAAAGATTCCATCACTTTATCCCAGGCAGTAAAACAATTTGGAGATAAAAAAGAGCAGAGTTATAACAATGACGGAAGAATCACCAATCCCAAGACAGGCGATACCTTCTTTGAAATTAAAGACCTGGAGCCCGAAGTTTATTTTACCCTCGATACGGTCAAGGTGAAAGGTATATCCAATCCAGTAGAATTAATCACTCCTACTGGTGAAAAATATTATAAAATCTTATATCTCAATACCAGGACCGATCCTCATCAAGCTAATTTAAAACAGGACTATTCAAAATTCCAGGCATTAGCCAAAGAAGGCAAAAAGAACGAAGTGCTCACCACCTGGCTCGAGAGCCATATCCAGGATACTTACGTAAGAGTTGATCCTCTGTTTTTATCCTGCCCTAATGTTTCACAGTGGATAAAAAAAGATAAATAA
- a CDS encoding glycosyl transferase has product MKILYAVQATGNGHISRAVQLTPHLQKLGQVDIFLSGQNCTLPVNLPIKYTSKGLSLFYGHHGGLSLTDIVKKNSWTTVIKQAKALPTEQYDLVINDFEPIAALSCKIKKKASIQISHQASFRSQLSPRPKVRNPLGEWILKEYATSTHYIGLHFQSYDDFILPPIIKQNILSSTPQDQGHITIYLSGYDRKFFQHHLTQIKGLKFHCFLPHITEISVHQNITFYPIQDELFTQSMIGSHGVITGGGFETPAEAIFLKKKLMCIPIKNHYEQYCNAAALMALGVAVRFTHQLKDFASHIDFWLNQKTLELDLPVHDIDATLQKIMVLAKNDPN; this is encoded by the coding sequence ATGAAAATATTATATGCGGTTCAGGCTACCGGCAATGGCCATATCAGCCGGGCTGTCCAGCTTACTCCACATCTTCAAAAACTAGGCCAGGTAGATATCTTCCTAAGTGGTCAAAACTGTACTTTGCCGGTAAATCTTCCAATAAAGTACACGAGTAAGGGCCTATCGCTATTTTATGGTCATCATGGTGGGCTCAGCCTAACAGACATCGTCAAAAAGAACAGTTGGACCACGGTGATCAAGCAAGCAAAAGCACTACCTACAGAGCAATACGATCTTGTAATCAATGATTTTGAGCCCATTGCAGCATTAAGTTGTAAGATAAAAAAGAAAGCGTCAATTCAGATAAGCCATCAAGCTAGCTTCCGAAGCCAGCTTTCTCCCAGACCCAAAGTCCGCAATCCCTTAGGAGAGTGGATATTAAAAGAATATGCCACTTCGACCCATTATATCGGTCTGCATTTCCAATCCTATGACGATTTTATATTACCCCCAATCATCAAACAGAACATTCTCTCCTCAACGCCTCAGGATCAAGGACATATCACCATCTACCTGAGTGGCTACGACAGGAAGTTTTTCCAACACCATCTGACTCAAATAAAAGGTCTGAAGTTTCATTGTTTTCTTCCACATATCACAGAGATCTCGGTGCATCAGAACATCACATTTTATCCAATTCAGGATGAATTATTCACCCAAAGCATGATCGGTAGTCATGGCGTGATCACCGGTGGAGGATTTGAGACTCCTGCAGAAGCGATTTTTTTAAAGAAAAAATTGATGTGTATTCCCATTAAAAATCACTACGAACAATATTGTAACGCAGCCGCGCTGATGGCGCTGGGTGTAGCCGTAAGGTTTACCCATCAACTCAAAGACTTCGCCAGTCATATAGATTTTTGGCTAAATCAAAAAACATTAGAGTTAGACTTGCCCGTACACGATATTGATGCAACACTCCAGAAAATAATGGTTTTGGCCAAAAATGATCCTAATTAG
- a CDS encoding peptidylprolyl isomerase, whose amino-acid sequence MKYSKRISYTLLFFIVFSFFAFSQDLSKTLFTINNSPVSVDEFLYIYGKNNGKDADYSKKSLDEYLDLYQKFKLKVAKAKALKLDTLQDLREELHMYQQQVSNSYIMDKEVTDQLIKEIYERQKHDISVKHVFFQLAPNASPADTLSAYTRAMKAYEELAKGVPFGKVVMDNSDDRSNLNYSGDLGYVSAMLPEGFYNIENTIYALKIGEFSKPVRSSAGYHILRVDDIRPARKEIEIAQILIKNPADPGSKDKAMQVYQQLKNGGDFKQLVGTYSEDANSKARDGYIGFIGINQFDKTFEDEVFSLKIDGDISKPIETRLGWHIIKRISQKEEEPYAIAKEKIKVLLESDSRYQYARSRVIDRIKSNNHFQVNDQNLKNFTDALPTDVASFSWEVSPELPDLELFRLGNSSYTSKPFAQYLKSNTQERLQYPNGTPGSVIVPAIFKSYINDKVIEFEQGNLSKSYPEFRNLMREYEEGILLFEITRQSVWDRASSDSVGLKAFYNKNKSAYMWNERAMVNEYTVKSTDEALVKTIYAYSGKKSQEKLFKKFNKKQTLVTFEKDYLEKESEEMKSLSWTANFLTPFNIDKEKGITTWKKVEKILPPSQKTLEEARGYVIADYQDYLEKEWVAQLQKEYKVVVNQEVFDSLIKK is encoded by the coding sequence ATGAAGTATTCAAAACGAATAAGTTATACTTTACTTTTTTTTATAGTCTTTAGCTTTTTTGCTTTTAGCCAGGATCTCTCAAAAACACTATTTACGATTAATAATAGTCCGGTCAGTGTGGACGAGTTTCTGTACATCTATGGCAAAAACAACGGAAAGGATGCAGATTACTCCAAAAAATCCCTGGATGAATACCTTGATCTTTACCAAAAGTTTAAATTGAAAGTAGCCAAGGCAAAGGCTTTGAAACTTGACACTCTTCAGGATCTTAGGGAAGAACTTCATATGTATCAGCAGCAGGTATCTAATTCGTACATTATGGACAAAGAGGTTACCGATCAGCTCATAAAAGAGATTTATGAGCGGCAGAAACACGACATTTCTGTAAAACATGTATTCTTTCAATTGGCTCCCAATGCTTCACCTGCAGATACCCTTTCCGCCTATACACGTGCTATGAAAGCTTACGAAGAATTGGCCAAAGGAGTGCCCTTTGGAAAAGTAGTCATGGACAATTCTGACGATCGATCAAATCTCAATTATAGTGGTGACCTGGGATATGTATCAGCTATGTTGCCGGAAGGATTTTACAACATTGAAAACACGATTTATGCTTTGAAAATCGGGGAGTTTTCTAAACCAGTCAGATCCAGTGCAGGCTACCATATCCTTAGGGTCGATGATATCAGACCTGCGCGCAAGGAAATAGAAATAGCTCAAATTCTTATCAAAAATCCTGCTGATCCTGGAAGTAAAGACAAAGCTATGCAGGTTTACCAACAATTGAAAAACGGAGGCGATTTCAAGCAGTTGGTCGGCACCTACTCCGAAGATGCCAACAGCAAAGCCAGGGATGGTTACATAGGCTTTATTGGGATCAATCAATTTGACAAAACATTTGAAGACGAAGTCTTTTCACTTAAGATAGATGGCGATATTTCAAAACCTATCGAAACGCGACTTGGATGGCATATCATCAAAAGAATAAGCCAGAAAGAAGAAGAACCATACGCTATAGCAAAAGAAAAAATCAAAGTTTTACTCGAGTCTGACAGCAGATACCAATATGCCAGAAGCAGAGTAATAGATCGTATCAAAAGCAATAATCATTTTCAGGTCAACGATCAAAACCTCAAGAACTTTACAGATGCATTGCCGACAGATGTAGCCTCATTTAGCTGGGAGGTATCCCCTGAATTGCCAGACTTAGAATTATTCAGATTAGGCAATTCCTCCTACACCTCTAAACCTTTTGCCCAATATCTTAAAAGCAATACGCAGGAGAGACTTCAATATCCCAACGGCACACCTGGGAGTGTCATTGTCCCGGCGATATTCAAATCTTATATCAACGACAAGGTCATTGAATTTGAGCAAGGCAATTTGTCAAAAAGTTACCCTGAATTCAGAAATCTGATGCGTGAGTATGAAGAAGGAATTTTATTATTTGAGATTACGAGGCAGTCAGTATGGGATAGAGCTTCAAGTGATTCGGTTGGTCTAAAGGCCTTTTACAATAAAAACAAAAGTGCTTATATGTGGAATGAGCGGGCCATGGTCAATGAGTACACCGTCAAATCCACTGACGAGGCATTGGTAAAGACCATTTATGCATATTCAGGCAAAAAATCCCAGGAAAAATTGTTTAAAAAATTTAATAAAAAACAAACTTTAGTGACATTTGAAAAAGATTATCTCGAGAAAGAATCAGAGGAGATGAAATCACTTTCCTGGACAGCCAACTTCCTGACACCATTCAATATCGATAAAGAAAAAGGCATTACTACCTGGAAAAAAGTGGAGAAGATACTCCCCCCAAGTCAAAAAACACTCGAAGAAGCACGAGGTTATGTCATAGCAGACTATCAGGATTATCTGGAGAAAGAATGGGTCGCACAATTACAAAAAGAATATAAAGTAGTAGTCAATCAGGAAGTATTCGACAGTTTGATTAAAAAATAA
- a CDS encoding replication-associated recombination protein A: MIPLAERMRPQNLDDFAGQAHLMAQGAVLRKLIESGNTPSMILWGPPGSGKTTLGRLIAALQKRSFFQLSAIESGVKDVREVIDKAQRQHFFDQANPILFIDEIHRFSKSQQDSLLHAVEKGTFSLIGATTENPSFEVISALLSRCQVFVFKALDDEDLVRMALKATTQDELLKDRKWVFTETDSLVLLSGGDGRKLYNILEILYLSGEEIINVTNESVSAAVQQNIGRYDKGGDQHYDIISAMIKSIRGSDPHAAVYWLARMLHGGEDIEFIARRLIVSASEDIGLANPNALLIATACFQAIHMIGMPEARIILSETAIYLATSAKSNSAYLAIDAALDAVKNESSQPVPLHLRNAPTKLMKSLDYGKDYKYAHGYDDHFVPQEYFPEAIAGTPFYIPQENASEQKIKERLIQWWKDKYL; the protein is encoded by the coding sequence ATGATACCTCTGGCAGAACGAATGCGACCACAAAACCTGGATGATTTTGCAGGACAAGCACATCTGATGGCCCAGGGGGCAGTCCTTAGAAAGCTGATAGAATCTGGTAATACACCCTCTATGATTTTATGGGGACCGCCCGGATCCGGCAAAACCACTTTAGGTAGATTGATTGCCGCTCTTCAAAAACGATCTTTCTTCCAATTGAGTGCGATAGAGTCCGGAGTCAAGGATGTCCGCGAAGTGATAGACAAAGCACAAAGACAACATTTTTTTGACCAGGCCAATCCAATCTTGTTTATTGATGAAATACATCGATTTTCGAAATCCCAGCAGGATTCACTACTGCATGCAGTAGAAAAAGGCACTTTTTCACTGATTGGAGCTACTACAGAAAACCCCTCATTCGAAGTGATCTCGGCCCTATTGTCCAGATGCCAGGTCTTTGTGTTCAAGGCTCTGGACGACGAAGACCTGGTAAGGATGGCACTCAAAGCAACCACCCAGGATGAACTTCTCAAAGACCGAAAATGGGTCTTCACCGAAACCGATAGCCTCGTACTATTATCAGGAGGGGATGGTAGGAAGTTATATAATATCCTGGAGATCCTCTACTTGTCCGGAGAAGAAATCATTAATGTCACCAATGAGAGCGTGTCAGCTGCTGTGCAACAAAACATAGGCCGGTACGACAAGGGAGGAGACCAACACTATGATATAATCTCAGCTATGATCAAATCGATCCGTGGCAGTGATCCACATGCAGCAGTATATTGGCTGGCAAGGATGTTGCATGGTGGTGAAGATATTGAATTTATAGCCCGCAGATTGATTGTATCCGCCTCAGAAGATATCGGCCTAGCCAATCCAAATGCATTGCTCATCGCTACAGCCTGTTTTCAAGCGATACACATGATCGGTATGCCTGAAGCCAGAATCATCCTGTCTGAGACGGCCATCTATCTGGCTACCTCTGCCAAAAGCAATTCAGCCTACCTGGCTATCGATGCGGCTTTGGATGCGGTTAAAAATGAATCTTCTCAGCCGGTACCACTGCACCTGCGCAATGCTCCTACCAAGTTGATGAAATCCCTGGATTATGGCAAAGATTATAAATATGCACATGGCTATGATGATCATTTCGTACCTCAGGAATACTTTCCGGAGGCGATCGCGGGTACCCCTTTCTATATTCCACAGGAAAACGCATCAGAACAAAAAATCAAAGAGAGATTGATACAATGGTGGAAAGACAAATATTTATAG